The Deinococcus koreensis genome window below encodes:
- a CDS encoding amino acid permease: MSQSPESRPAPRPPSAPLNSDEATLAAMGYQQELSRRMKGFSNFAISFSIICILSGGINSLGQGISSIGGASIGIGWPIGCLVSLLFALGMAQIASAYPTAGGLYHWGSVLGGRGWGWLTAWLNLIGLVTVLGAINVGTYFFFIGAFGETLGIPATFGTQAVFVITITAIQALVNHFGIRLTTRLTDMSGYLIFAVTLVLTVSLLVFARNIDLSRLWTFTNFSGEAGGGVWPQNSSLLSLFLLCLLLPIYTITGFDASAHTAEETVDAQRVVPRGIVSSVAWSSLFGWIMLIAFVLAIPDMRQAAAGGFGVFFNTMNAVLPAGLKMLLYVGIFLAQFLCGLATVTSVSRMTFAFARDGGLPFSGALRAIHANYRTPVAAIWTTAIISVLFTLYTPAYTTIVSVTVIFLFLSYGIPIVLGLFAYGRSWTNMGPWNLGPLFRVVAALVGVAVVMIFVIGIQPPNAKALPITLIFLGLTAVVWFGLERRRFLGPPNTEAIRARQAELDAVRPAGTD, from the coding sequence GTGAGTCAGTCACCGGAGTCCCGCCCCGCCCCCCGTCCCCCGAGCGCCCCGCTGAATTCCGACGAGGCCACGCTGGCCGCCATGGGCTACCAGCAGGAGCTCTCGCGGCGCATGAAGGGCTTTTCCAACTTCGCGATCTCGTTCTCGATCATCTGCATCCTGTCGGGTGGGATCAATTCGCTTGGGCAGGGCATCTCGTCCATCGGCGGGGCCAGCATCGGGATCGGCTGGCCCATCGGCTGCCTGGTCAGCCTGCTGTTCGCGCTGGGCATGGCGCAGATCGCCTCCGCCTACCCCACGGCGGGCGGGCTGTACCACTGGGGCTCGGTGCTGGGCGGGCGCGGCTGGGGCTGGCTGACCGCCTGGCTCAACCTGATCGGGCTGGTCACCGTGCTGGGCGCCATCAACGTGGGCACCTACTTCTTCTTCATCGGCGCCTTCGGCGAGACGCTGGGAATTCCGGCCACCTTCGGCACCCAGGCGGTCTTCGTCATCACGATCACCGCCATCCAGGCGCTCGTGAACCACTTCGGCATCCGCCTGACCACCCGCCTGACCGACATGAGCGGCTACCTGATCTTCGCGGTCACGCTGGTGCTCACGGTGTCGCTGCTGGTCTTCGCCAGGAACATCGACCTCTCGCGCCTGTGGACCTTCACGAACTTCAGCGGCGAGGCGGGCGGCGGCGTCTGGCCGCAGAACTCCAGCCTGCTGAGCCTGTTCCTGCTGTGCCTGCTGCTGCCCATCTACACCATCACGGGCTTCGACGCCTCCGCGCACACCGCCGAGGAAACCGTGGACGCCCAGCGGGTCGTGCCGCGCGGCATCGTCAGTTCGGTGGCGTGGTCGTCGCTGTTCGGGTGGATCATGCTGATCGCCTTCGTGCTCGCCATTCCCGACATGCGGCAGGCGGCGGCGGGGGGCTTCGGCGTGTTCTTCAACACCATGAACGCGGTGCTGCCCGCCGGCCTGAAAATGCTGCTGTACGTGGGCATCTTCCTGGCGCAGTTCCTGTGCGGGCTGGCGACCGTGACCAGCGTCTCGCGCATGACCTTCGCCTTCGCCCGCGACGGCGGCCTGCCCTTTTCCGGCGCCCTGCGCGCCATCCACGCCAATTACCGCACGCCGGTCGCCGCGATCTGGACGACCGCGATCATCTCGGTACTGTTCACGCTGTACACCCCGGCCTACACCACCATCGTGTCGGTCACGGTGATCTTCCTGTTCCTGTCGTACGGCATTCCCATCGTGCTGGGGCTGTTCGCCTACGGGCGCAGCTGGACGAACATGGGGCCCTGGAACCTGGGGCCGCTGTTCCGCGTGGTGGCCGCGCTGGTCGGCGTGGCGGTCGTGATGATCTTCGTGATCGGCATCCAGCCGCCCAACGCCAAGGCGCTGCCCATCACCCTGATCTTCCTGGGGCTGACTGCCGTGGTGTGGTTCGGGCTGGAACGCCGCCGTTTCCTGGGGCCGCCCAACACCGAGGCCATCCGCGCCCGGCAGGCCGAGCTGGATGCCGTGCGCCCCGCCGGCACCGATTGA
- a CDS encoding SDR family NAD(P)-dependent oxidoreductase, which produces MRRLEGRVALISGGAGGVGAAASRLFAAEGARVVIVDRQAEAGEALAGELRAAGAEAVFAQADVSVAAEVQAAVRAGVDAFGTLDVLFNHAGTIVIKPFLDTTEEDWDGLMTVNVKSMFLMTRAVLPHMLRAGRGAIVCTSSISAVAATPMEVLYDTTKGAVHQFARAIAVEFRDRGIRCNAVCPGFIRTPHGLREVRELAALGVDTSEAAIAAQQGRLAEPDEIARAALFLASDEASFVNGAQLFVDNAFTAV; this is translated from the coding sequence ATGAGGCGTCTGGAGGGCCGGGTCGCCCTGATCTCCGGCGGCGCGGGCGGCGTGGGCGCGGCCGCCTCCCGGCTGTTCGCCGCCGAGGGCGCGCGGGTGGTGATCGTCGACCGGCAGGCGGAGGCGGGGGAGGCGCTGGCCGGGGAGCTGCGGGCGGCCGGCGCCGAGGCCGTCTTCGCCCAGGCGGACGTTTCGGTGGCCGCCGAAGTGCAGGCGGCGGTGCGGGCCGGGGTGGACGCCTTCGGCACGCTGGACGTGCTGTTCAACCACGCAGGCACCATCGTCATCAAGCCCTTCCTGGACACCACCGAAGAGGACTGGGACGGCCTGATGACCGTCAACGTGAAAAGCATGTTCCTGATGACGCGGGCCGTGCTGCCGCACATGCTGCGGGCGGGCCGGGGCGCCATCGTCTGCACCTCGTCCATCTCGGCGGTCGCGGCCACGCCGATGGAAGTCCTGTACGACACCACCAAGGGCGCGGTGCACCAGTTCGCCCGCGCCATCGCCGTCGAGTTCCGCGACCGGGGGATCCGCTGCAACGCCGTGTGCCCCGGCTTCATCCGCACGCCCCACGGGCTGCGCGAGGTGCGCGAGCTGGCGGCGCTGGGGGTGGACACCTCTGAGGCCGCGATTGCCGCGCAGCAGGGCCGCCTCGCGGAGCCCGACGAGATCGCCCGCGCGGCGCTGTTCCTGGCGTCGGACGAGGCCAGTTTCGTGAACGGGGCGCAGCTGTTCGTGGACAACGCGTTTACGGCGGTGTAG
- a CDS encoding APC family permease gives MTVQPVASSAPAPSKLGLGGVVMVIYFAVAGGAFGIEGLVGSSAPGMALILVLLTPFIWSIPTVLMVTELATAMPVEGGYYVWVKRALGRFWGFCQGWTAWLYGVVIAASFAALFRDYTSSFLNLAFGIDILDRNAFLGWLVAVALIIFFARLNIRGAKAVGDSSKLFAVMVFVPFIVMFVIAAAKWIANPLPFWLPATPPETGLFGAFGLGLFVVMYNYLGWDGISTVLEEIKNPLKVIPKAMLIALPLVILGYLLPVVAGLIGGTDWKAWGDTAGFPELASAVGGRALGIWVALGGMFCAMGLFNAMVLSNSRLPFVFAADRYLPQRYVERHPVYGTPFRSIVLVSVVYAVLAFGAFDLLLVTTVLLYGVSLILQFIALIVLRVRAPEMVRPFRIPGGLPFVIFLALLPATIIVLAVRGTVLEEGAQFLTLAGALLLSGPVAYFVLSALFKRGAPDTLGHEVTVHEVAVQEVTGRPLPGE, from the coding sequence ATGACCGTACAGCCTGTCGCCAGCTCCGCCCCCGCTCCGTCCAAGCTCGGCCTGGGCGGGGTGGTCATGGTGATCTACTTCGCCGTCGCCGGCGGCGCCTTCGGCATCGAGGGGCTGGTGGGCTCCTCGGCCCCCGGCATGGCGCTGATCCTGGTGCTGCTCACGCCCTTCATCTGGAGTATTCCCACCGTGCTGATGGTCACCGAGCTCGCCACCGCCATGCCGGTCGAGGGCGGCTACTACGTCTGGGTCAAGCGCGCGCTGGGGCGCTTCTGGGGCTTTTGCCAGGGCTGGACGGCCTGGCTCTACGGCGTGGTGATCGCGGCCAGTTTCGCCGCGCTGTTCCGCGACTACACCAGTTCCTTCCTGAACCTCGCCTTCGGGATCGACATCCTGGACAGGAACGCCTTCCTGGGGTGGCTGGTCGCCGTGGCGCTGATCATCTTCTTCGCGCGGCTCAACATCCGCGGCGCCAAGGCGGTCGGCGATTCCAGCAAGCTCTTCGCGGTGATGGTCTTCGTGCCCTTCATCGTGATGTTCGTGATCGCGGCGGCAAAATGGATCGCCAACCCTCTGCCCTTCTGGCTGCCCGCGACGCCGCCCGAGACCGGCCTGTTCGGGGCCTTCGGGCTGGGGCTCTTCGTCGTGATGTACAACTACCTCGGCTGGGACGGCATCAGCACCGTACTGGAGGAGATCAAGAATCCGCTGAAGGTCATCCCCAAAGCCATGCTGATCGCGCTGCCGCTGGTGATCCTGGGCTACCTGCTGCCCGTCGTGGCGGGCCTGATCGGCGGCACCGACTGGAAGGCCTGGGGCGACACCGCCGGCTTCCCCGAGCTGGCGAGCGCGGTCGGTGGGCGCGCTTTGGGCATCTGGGTGGCGCTGGGCGGGATGTTCTGCGCCATGGGCCTGTTCAACGCGATGGTGCTCTCGAACTCACGGCTGCCCTTCGTGTTCGCCGCCGACCGCTACCTGCCGCAGCGCTACGTCGAGCGTCACCCGGTCTACGGCACGCCCTTCCGCTCGATCGTGCTGGTCTCGGTGGTCTACGCAGTTCTGGCCTTCGGCGCCTTCGATCTGCTGCTGGTCACCACCGTGCTGCTCTACGGGGTCAGCCTGATCCTGCAGTTCATCGCGCTGATCGTGCTGCGGGTCAGGGCGCCGGAGATGGTGCGGCCCTTCCGGATCCCCGGCGGCCTGCCCTTCGTGATCTTCCTGGCGCTGCTGCCCGCCACGATCATCGTGCTGGCGGTGCGCGGCACCGTGCTGGAGGAGGGGGCCCAGTTCCTGACGCTGGCGGGCGCCCTGCTGCTGTCCGGGCCCGTGGCCTATTTCGTCCTGAGTGCGCTGTTCAAACGCGGCGCACCGGATACTCTGGGACACGAAGTCACAGTTCACGAAGTCGCAGTTCAGGAAGTCACTGGCCGCCCCCTGCCCGGCGAGTAG
- a CDS encoding PucR family transcriptional regulator: MQVHDALRLPSLACARQVGPGGLEREVVLAHVVDVPETPRWVTPGTFLLSTGLSWPRSAQGLASFGEELAACRPAAVVLAAPHFFPAFPPEVASPLARRGILTLELPYEVPFAQVVQEVHGLILREHADVLRRSERIHRALTRAALSGNLADVAQTLSDGLGRGAVVLGPGGQPLTPALTDLPAADVVMAALARPGNAPRELSGGILVPVVLRGGREGGVWVAPPQAAPQPGRAAPELAPPELALRAAEHAATVAGLLLLAQRDAEVREARLGYTFVDTLLEGRFSGDPTAQERAARLGFDPAGEYAVGLLALADALPLTPEGFASRERAAQGLREVLVSLGAAPLVSVSLNTVWFLLPAALSAERVWARLGWQGRPDAPGALVYSRVRTGAEGVAQGRAETLTLVPHARPGQLRSYAEVLIPRALSGDRDAQADLKRSLLGPLRAARGGEGLLATIRTLSETGFSQVETAARLGIHANTLRYRMERIETLTGRPLSQPDTRALWWLALQLDALVE; the protein is encoded by the coding sequence ATGCAGGTTCACGACGCGCTGAGGCTGCCCTCGCTGGCCTGCGCCCGGCAGGTGGGCCCCGGCGGGCTGGAGCGCGAGGTCGTGCTGGCGCATGTCGTGGACGTGCCCGAGACGCCGCGCTGGGTCACGCCGGGCACGTTCCTGCTCTCCACGGGGCTGTCCTGGCCGCGCTCAGCCCAGGGGCTCGCCTCGTTCGGCGAGGAACTCGCGGCCTGCCGGCCCGCGGCGGTCGTGCTGGCGGCGCCCCACTTCTTCCCGGCTTTCCCGCCCGAGGTCGCCTCTCCGCTCGCCCGGCGCGGCATCCTGACCCTGGAGCTGCCCTACGAGGTGCCCTTCGCGCAGGTGGTGCAGGAAGTCCACGGCCTGATCCTGCGCGAGCACGCCGACGTGCTGCGAAGGAGCGAGCGCATCCACCGGGCGCTGACCCGCGCCGCCCTGAGCGGCAACCTGGCCGACGTGGCGCAGACGCTCTCCGACGGCCTGGGACGCGGCGCGGTGGTGCTCGGGCCGGGTGGTCAGCCCCTCACACCCGCCCTGACTGACCTGCCCGCCGCCGACGTGGTGATGGCGGCCCTGGCCCGGCCCGGCAACGCGCCCCGCGAACTCTCGGGCGGCATCCTGGTGCCCGTGGTGCTGCGTGGCGGGCGCGAGGGCGGCGTGTGGGTGGCCCCTCCCCAGGCAGCCCCCCAGCCCGGCCGCGCCGCCCCCGAGCTGGCCCCCCCCGAACTCGCCCTGCGCGCCGCCGAGCACGCCGCCACCGTGGCCGGTCTGCTGCTGCTCGCCCAGCGCGACGCCGAGGTGCGCGAGGCCCGGCTGGGCTACACCTTCGTGGACACGCTGCTCGAGGGCCGCTTTTCCGGCGATCCCACCGCGCAGGAACGCGCCGCCCGGCTGGGTTTCGACCCCGCCGGCGAGTACGCCGTGGGCCTGCTGGCCCTGGCCGACGCGCTGCCGCTGACCCCCGAGGGCTTCGCCAGCCGCGAGCGGGCCGCCCAGGGGCTGCGCGAGGTGCTGGTCTCGCTGGGCGCCGCGCCGCTGGTCTCCGTGAGCCTGAACACCGTCTGGTTCCTGCTTCCCGCCGCGCTGAGCGCCGAGCGCGTCTGGGCACGCCTGGGCTGGCAGGGCCGGCCGGACGCGCCGGGCGCTCTGGTCTACAGCCGCGTCCGCACGGGGGCCGAGGGGGTGGCGCAGGGCCGCGCCGAGACCCTGACGCTGGTGCCCCACGCCCGCCCCGGTCAGCTCCGCTCCTACGCCGAGGTGCTGATCCCCCGCGCCCTGAGCGGCGACCGCGACGCCCAGGCCGACCTGAAGCGCAGCCTGCTGGGGCCGCTGCGGGCGGCCCGGGGCGGCGAGGGCCTGCTGGCGACCATCCGCACGCTGAGCGAGACGGGCTTCTCGCAGGTCGAGACCGCCGCGCGCCTGGGCATCCACGCCAACACCCTGCGCTACCGCATGGAGCGCATCGAGACCCTCACCGGCCGGCCCCTGTCGCAGCCCGACACCCGCGCGCTGTGGTGGCTGGCGCTGCAGCTCGACGCCCTGGTGGAATAG